The Denticeps clupeoides chromosome 5, fDenClu1.1, whole genome shotgun sequence genome includes a region encoding these proteins:
- the ccne2 gene encoding G1/S-specific cyclin-E2, translating to MSRRSERVTLQVRDENAPDVNVRMARKRKPEQCSRKVPDATKKQSYEIQNRWPEGEVSACALIETPHKEQVEMTDVSCFKRYRFRNLFIKPSPLPCISWASSDDVWIKMLNKELKYVHDKSFMERHPNLQPKMRSILLDWLLEVSEVYTLHRETFYLAQDYFDRFMLTQEDVSKNRLQLIGITSLFIASKMEEIYPPKLQEFAYVTDGACDEDEILEMELILLKALNWELCPETVVSWLKLYSQVDSLKDGSNFLIPQFSQDTFIQITQLLDLCILDIESLDYHYGVLAAAAFWHFSSFDVVHKVSGLTWDSIESCVRWMTPFVRTVSECSQVQLKDFKKVAAEDSHNIQTHVDYLTMLNDAHLRQHEPLVPQSPVGVGGILTPPKSTEKPLNQ from the exons ATGTCAAGACGCAG TGAGCGTGTAACTTTGCAAGTGAGGGATGAAAATGCACCAGATGTGAACGTCAGGATGGCGAGAAAAAGGAAGCCAGAG CAGTGCAGTCGGAAGGTGCCAGATGCTACGAAGAAGCAGAGTTACGAGATTCAG AATCGGTGGCCTGAAGGTGAAGTCAGTGCCTGTGCCCTCATTGAGACTCCTCATAAAGAACAAGTGGAGATGACTGACGTTTCTTGCTTCAAAAGATACCGCTTTCGGAACCTTTTCATCAAGCCTTCGCCTCTTCCTTGTATTAG CTGGGCCAGTTCAGATGACGTTTGGATCAAGATGCTGAATAAAGAGCTGAAGTATGTCCACGATAAGAGCTTTATGGAACGCCACCCTAACCTACAGCCAAAGATGAGGTCTATACTCCTGGACTGGCTGTTGGAG GTGAGTGAAGTTTACACCCTCCACCGGGAGACATTTTACCTGGCTCAGGACTACTTTGACCGCTTCATGTTGACTCAGGAAGATGTGAGCAAGAACCGCCTGCAGCTCATTGGAATTACCTCCCTGTTTATTGCTTCAAAGATGGAG GAAATCTACCCTcccaaacttcaggagtttgcCTATGTCACAGATGGCGCCTGTGATGAAGATGAAATCCTTGAGATGGAGCTCATATTGTTGAAG gcATTGAACTGGGAACTGTGCCCTGAAACGGTTGTTTCCTGGTTAAAACTCTATTCACAAGTTGATTCTTTAAAAGATGGATCCAACTTTCTCATACCTCAGTTCTCTCAGGACACTTTCATACAAATTACACAA CTGCTGGACCTGTGTATACTGGACATCGAATCCCTGGACTACCATTATGGAGTGTTGGCGGCAGCTGCTTTTTGGCACTTTTCCTCTTTTGATGTAGTTCATAAAGTATCAG GTCTCACATGGGACAGCATAGAAAGCTGTGTGAGGTGGATGACTCCGTTTGTGAGGACTGTCAGTGAATGCTCTCAGGTACAGCTCAAAGACTTCAAGAAGGTAGCAGCAGAAGACAGTCACAACATCCAGACTCATGTGGATTACCTGACCATGCTG AATGACGCTCATTTGAGACAGCATGAACCGCTGGTCCCCCAGTCTCCTGTAGGAGTAGGTGGTATTCTGACTCCACCTAAGAGCACAGAGAAGCCTCTTAATCAGTGA
- the tp53inp1 gene encoding tumor protein p53-inducible nuclear protein 1 isoform X1: protein MFQRFTNILFGDVAEDVHRCPPDPVFDEKEGNDEWILVDYLAEACGGSCVDGLVEVCSEDITGPDCPVRYSSCSSLDSDPEDGGFLRLDADCSLEESWFITPPPCFTAGGKGPILLETSPLENLLIEHPSMSVYAVHTPRHHSAKKERSHDPSLFRTEPHRQSHPTGCYAATYGALGGFLEQTKPGRLTQRLRDNVDRQQLSRKALRRLNQHRDGGARQAKATGGVVHQPGQRHFNY from the exons ATGTTCCAGAGGTTCACAAACATACTGTTCGGGGATGTGGCGGAGGATGTCCACAGATGCCCTCCAGATCCAGTCTTTGATGAGAAAGAGGGCAACGATGAGTGGATCCTGGTCGACTATTTAG CAGAGGCATGTGGGGGCTCCTGTGTCGATGGCCTGGTGGAGGTGTGCTCCGAGGACATCACTGGTCCTGACTGCCCCGTGCGCtactcctcctgctcctccctgGACTCTGACCCAGAGGATGGGGGCTTCTTGCGACTTGATGCGGACTGCTCACTGGAGGAGAGCTGGTTCATCACCccgccaccatgcttcactgcagGGGGCAAAGGCCCTATCCTCCTGGAGACCAGCCCCCTGGAAAATCTACTGATCGAGCACCCCAGCATGTCTGTCTATGCTGTGCACACCCCACGACACCACTCTGCCAAGAAGGAGCGCTCCCATGACCCGTCACTCTTCAG GACTGAACCACATAGGCAGAGTCATCCTACTGGTTGCTATGCTGCCACTTACGGTGCCCTTGGTGGTTTCCTGGAACAGACCAAGCCAGGCCGACTAACCCAGCGCCTTCGAGACAACGTTGATCGTCAGCAGCTCTCACGCAAAGCCCTGCGCCGCCTCAACCAGCATCGAGATGGAGGTGCCAGGCAGGCCAAAGCCACGGGAGGGGTCGTTCACCAGCCAGGACAGAGGCACTTCAATTACTAA
- the tp53inp1 gene encoding tumor protein p53-inducible nuclear protein 1 isoform X2, giving the protein MFQRFTNILFGDVAEDVHRCPPDPVFDEKEGNDEWILVDYLEACGGSCVDGLVEVCSEDITGPDCPVRYSSCSSLDSDPEDGGFLRLDADCSLEESWFITPPPCFTAGGKGPILLETSPLENLLIEHPSMSVYAVHTPRHHSAKKERSHDPSLFRTEPHRQSHPTGCYAATYGALGGFLEQTKPGRLTQRLRDNVDRQQLSRKALRRLNQHRDGGARQAKATGGVVHQPGQRHFNY; this is encoded by the exons ATGTTCCAGAGGTTCACAAACATACTGTTCGGGGATGTGGCGGAGGATGTCCACAGATGCCCTCCAGATCCAGTCTTTGATGAGAAAGAGGGCAACGATGAGTGGATCCTGGTCGACTATTTAG AGGCATGTGGGGGCTCCTGTGTCGATGGCCTGGTGGAGGTGTGCTCCGAGGACATCACTGGTCCTGACTGCCCCGTGCGCtactcctcctgctcctccctgGACTCTGACCCAGAGGATGGGGGCTTCTTGCGACTTGATGCGGACTGCTCACTGGAGGAGAGCTGGTTCATCACCccgccaccatgcttcactgcagGGGGCAAAGGCCCTATCCTCCTGGAGACCAGCCCCCTGGAAAATCTACTGATCGAGCACCCCAGCATGTCTGTCTATGCTGTGCACACCCCACGACACCACTCTGCCAAGAAGGAGCGCTCCCATGACCCGTCACTCTTCAG GACTGAACCACATAGGCAGAGTCATCCTACTGGTTGCTATGCTGCCACTTACGGTGCCCTTGGTGGTTTCCTGGAACAGACCAAGCCAGGCCGACTAACCCAGCGCCTTCGAGACAACGTTGATCGTCAGCAGCTCTCACGCAAAGCCCTGCGCCGCCTCAACCAGCATCGAGATGGAGGTGCCAGGCAGGCCAAAGCCACGGGAGGGGTCGTTCACCAGCCAGGACAGAGGCACTTCAATTACTAA